The following coding sequences are from one Roseburia hominis A2-183 window:
- a CDS encoding tetratricopeptide repeat protein: MGELILCNQNMAAFPYYVEEAAIGVYSLEELSYYICHNVYLLRSDFMNEDLCNWLERELKLKDAADALREIVRKGGTLSEFVTCLLSQSGYCDRMQIAQIAQQIAELEHKSEYECSKIRADRYVTNGRYAAAVSAYRALLADQEAENPILVGNVWHNMGKAYTGLFRFREAADCYRKAYGLNENPESLRECLYAYRCLHDDDGFKNTAAECGMTAEEAAEAAHRLSELSRTEEIRQFEEQVDGLFADGQEDEIAGMLAEWKDTYRKNCRI, encoded by the coding sequence ATGGGAGAATTGATTCTGTGCAATCAGAATATGGCGGCATTTCCATATTATGTGGAGGAGGCGGCAATCGGCGTTTACTCGCTGGAGGAATTAAGTTATTATATCTGCCACAATGTCTATCTGCTCCGCAGTGATTTTATGAATGAGGATCTCTGCAACTGGCTGGAACGGGAACTGAAACTAAAAGATGCTGCAGATGCCCTTCGGGAGATTGTGAGAAAAGGCGGCACCCTGTCCGAGTTTGTGACCTGTCTGCTGTCGCAGAGCGGGTATTGTGACAGAATGCAGATCGCGCAGATTGCGCAGCAGATCGCGGAGCTGGAACACAAATCCGAATACGAGTGCAGCAAGATCCGCGCTGACCGCTATGTGACAAACGGGCGCTATGCGGCAGCCGTCTCGGCGTACAGGGCATTGCTTGCGGATCAGGAAGCGGAGAATCCGATCCTGGTCGGGAATGTCTGGCATAACATGGGAAAAGCGTATACTGGATTATTCCGGTTTCGGGAAGCAGCGGACTGTTACCGGAAGGCGTACGGACTCAATGAAAATCCGGAATCTCTCCGCGAATGTCTCTATGCGTACCGGTGTCTGCACGATGATGACGGATTCAAGAATACGGCGGCGGAATGCGGCATGACGGCAGAGGAGGCGGCGGAGGCGGCGCACAGACTTTCCGAGCTTTCCCGGACGGAGGAGATCCGTCAGTTTGAAGAGCAGGTGGACGGACTGTTTGCCGACGGGCAGGAAGATGAAATTGCAGGAATGCTTGCAGAGTGGAAAGATACCTATCGGAAAAATTGCAGAATATAG
- a CDS encoding DUF5716 family protein, whose translation MEHRFYLGIDLDDQYAVISSYELNKKEPETFSAIAGSEIYQIPALITKKKGIGQWFVGEEAVRLAIAQGEEANGRLLSRAVGGEKVFVDGETYPAEELLTLYLKKLIRLACGPDRRWEPERLVICMEKLSREATELFLSMAPKLGIDREKLQLLDRKECFYYFAYHQVPELSMHDVYLFDYRREDIRCCRLYKEKRTTPQLISLAEEVRRMNADSRDENFLGILKDCFRGHIVSSVYLTGDGFDGDWMKQSVAFLCQGRRAFVGKNLYSKGACYAALCSEQQENWDYVYLGDNEMKVNVSLKVRNMGKAEFYTLISAGDNWYETQGMCEVILAGTPEIDFWLQPPGTREAKVEKLKLLDLPERPDKATRLRITAKPVSDTKVWIQIRDLGFGELFKSSDKVWDYRMEFSEENP comes from the coding sequence ATGGAACACCGGTTTTATCTGGGAATCGATCTGGATGACCAGTACGCTGTGATCAGCAGCTATGAATTGAATAAGAAAGAACCGGAGACCTTTTCTGCGATTGCAGGGAGCGAAATCTATCAGATTCCGGCGCTGATTACCAAGAAGAAAGGAATCGGGCAGTGGTTTGTCGGCGAGGAGGCAGTGCGGCTTGCCATTGCACAGGGCGAGGAGGCGAACGGCAGACTTCTCTCGCGGGCGGTCGGCGGTGAGAAGGTTTTTGTGGATGGGGAGACCTATCCGGCGGAGGAACTGCTGACCCTCTATCTGAAAAAACTGATACGACTGGCATGCGGCCCCGACAGAAGATGGGAGCCGGAACGGCTGGTCATCTGTATGGAAAAGCTGTCGCGGGAGGCGACGGAGCTGTTCCTTTCGATGGCGCCGAAGCTTGGAATTGACCGGGAAAAGCTGCAGCTGCTTGACCGGAAAGAATGTTTTTACTATTTTGCCTACCATCAGGTGCCGGAACTTTCGATGCACGACGTGTATCTGTTCGATTACCGCAGGGAGGATATCCGCTGCTGCAGATTATATAAGGAAAAACGCACGACGCCGCAGCTGATCTCGCTGGCGGAGGAAGTGCGCCGGATGAATGCGGACAGCCGGGACGAGAATTTTCTTGGCATTCTAAAGGACTGCTTCCGCGGACATATTGTCTCGTCGGTGTACCTGACGGGAGACGGATTTGACGGGGACTGGATGAAACAGTCCGTGGCGTTTCTGTGTCAGGGCAGGAGAGCGTTTGTCGGGAAGAATCTGTACTCCAAGGGGGCCTGCTACGCCGCCTTGTGCAGTGAACAGCAGGAAAACTGGGATTATGTATATCTGGGTGACAATGAGATGAAAGTCAATGTCAGCTTAAAAGTCCGGAATATGGGAAAAGCAGAGTTCTATACGCTGATCAGTGCAGGGGACAACTGGTACGAGACGCAGGGAATGTGCGAAGTGATCCTTGCGGGAACGCCGGAGATTGATTTCTGGCTGCAGCCGCCGGGAACCCGGGAGGCGAAGGTGGAGAAGCTAAAGCTTCTGGATCTGCCGGAACGCCCGGACAAGGCAACGAGGCTTCGCATCACGGCAAAACCGGTTTCGGATACAAAGGTCTGGATCCAGATCCGGGATCTTGGATTCGGGGAATTATTTAAGAGTTCGGATAAAGTGTGGGATTACCGGATGGAATTTTCGGAAGAGAATCCGTAG